ATCTGATTGGATAAAACCAGGCGCTGTGGTTATAGATGTTGGTGTAAACCGCCTTGAAAACGGGAAACTTGCAGGGGATGTGGATTTTGAAGATGTTAAAGAAAGGGCTTCTTTTATAACACCTGTGCCGGGCGGGGTCGGCCCAATGACAATTGCAATACTGCTGCATAACACAATAGAGGCAGCAAAAAAACAGTTTAAGAGTTTAAGAGTTTAAGAGTTTAAGAGTTTAAGAGTTTAAGAGTTTAAGAGTAAAATCAATGATAATCACAAAGAAAAAAGATTTTCAAAAGATTTTGGAATACCTTAAAAATAAAAATAAAATATTTTTATACGGCTGCAACTCTTGCGCTGAACAGTGCGAGACAGGCGGGGAAAAGGAAGTAAAAGAGATGACCTTGCTTCTTGAGAATGCAGGCAAAAAGGTTACAGGCTTTTCCATCCCTGATGAGACCTGCTACAGCATGGCAGTTAAACAGGTTTTAAAGCAATATAAACAAGATATTTTAGATTCTGACGCTGTCCTTGTCCTTGCATGCGGCGCAGGTGTAAAGGCTGTGGCAGACAGCATAGGTGATGAGAAACCTGTATTTCCTGCCCTTGATTCCCTGTATCTAGCAAATGTTACAAGGTATGGACATTTTGCAGAAGGCTGTAGTCTTTGCGGTGACTGTCTACTTGCCTATACTGCTGGTATCTGTCCTCACACAGATTGCCCAAAAGGGCTTCTAAACGGTCCATGCGGCGGCGTGGAAAACGGCATGTGCGAGGTAAACATTGAAAATGAATGCGCATGGATAAGGATTTACCGCCGTCTTGAAAAACAGGGAAGGCTTGATGTCATGAAAAGGGTTGCGCCTGCAAAAGACCATTCTTCCGGAGTAAAGCCGAGAAATACTATAGTGGAATCAAGAAGAAAAAAGTAGTAAATAGTGATTTATATCAACATATTTATGGTTCGCTCAGAGGAGGTGTTCAAATGGTTGACAAAGTTGTTAGAGCGTCAGTAGAAGCCTTTCTTAGAAAGGTTCGCGCAAACGAGGTTTCTGTGCGATGCGGCGTTATTTTCGGTTCACAGGCAACAGGACGGTCAAGCGCATTGAGCGACATAGACCTTTTGGTAGTATCTGCCCGATTTGATGAAAGGCGTGAAAGAAAGGACATAAACCTGCTCTGGCATCTTGCAGCAAGAACAGACAGCCGTATTGAGCCGATTCCCTGCGGCGAGAAACAATGGCTTGAGGATGATTCCAGCGCAATCATAGAGATTGCAAGGCGGGATGGAGAGGTTGTAGAGGTGTAACATGGAGAATAATAGGGTCAGCGACCATTAAGCAAGTAGGGTGGGCTGCGCCCCCCAAACATGAATTGTATATAGGTGGAACAGACATTTTGTCTGACTGTCAGGCTGGAAGCCTGACCTATAAGAAGCCTGACATATAATGGGAAGCCTGTGCTACTAAGAAACAGAATCTGAAAATAAAAGGCGGAATAAATGCAAACCCTAAAAGAATCGCTTGCATCAAACAAATTTGTTATAACTGCCGAAATCTGTCCGCCAAAAGGCACTGATACATCAATATTTATAAAAAATGCAAGGCTCTTGAAAGATAAGATTGATGCGGCAAATGTTACTGATAACCAAAGGGCAGTGATGAGGCTGTCATCTCTTGCGTGTTCAGTGTTACTTTTAAAAGAAGGCATTGACCCTGTATTCCAGATGACTTGCAGGGACAGGAACAGGATTGCGCTTCAATCAGACATCCTCGGCGCATGGACCCTTGGCATAAAAAATATTCTGGCGCTGTCAGGAGACCATGTGTCTTTCGGGGACCACCGTGAGGCAAAACCTGTGTTTGACCTCGATTCTGTTCAACTGATTCAGACTATATCAAAACTTAACAATGCACGGAATATGAATGATATATCATTAAACAGCGGAACAGATTTTTTAATAGGGGCAGTTGTTGCGCCAGGGGCTAATCCGCCTGAACCTGAGATGCTCAAGTTTGAAAAAAAGGTCTCAGCAGGCGCAAAGTTCTTTCAGACGCAGGCGTTTTATGATATGGAGAAATTCAAAAGATTTTATGAATATGCAAAAAAATTGGGGACAGATTTGAAATCTGTCCCCACAATACTTGCCGGCATCCTCCTTTTGAAATCTGCAAAGATGGCGCACTTTCTAAATAACAATGTGCCGGGTGTCAATGTACCGCAAAACCTTATAAATGAATTGGAACAGGCACCTGACCAGCTGCAAAAAGGCATTGAGATAGCAGCAAGACAGATTAAGGAACTAAAGACATTTTGTGATGGTGTCCACATAATGGCAATAGGGCAAGAAGATAATGTGCCAAAAATTATAGAGATGTCAAACTAATGGACTTAAGGAAGACCCCTTTAAATCAAATCCATAAAGAACTCAGTGCAAAGATGGTCCCATTCGCCGGATGGGAGATGCCTGTCCAGTATACAGGCATAATTGATGAACACAGGATAGTCAGGAAAAAGGTTGGACTATTTGATGTAAGCCACATGGGTGAGATATTTGTGGCAGGGGAAAGGGCCCTGGAGGCTGTGCAACTCCTGACCACAAATGATGCCTCAAAGATGGTTGACGGACAGGTTCAATACACGCTTTTATGTTATCCTGACGGCGGTATTGTAGATGATGTAACCCTCTACAAATTTAATGAGCAGAGGTTTTTATTTTGCGTAAATGCGTCAAATACAGAAAGGGACTTTGAATGGATTAAAGAAAATGTTGGGGATATTGCAAATCTAAAAAATGCAAGCGATTCCTTTGCCCAGTTGTCTATTCAGGGACCTCTTGCGCAGGAGGTCTTGCAAAAGAGTTGCAATATTGATTTGTCTGAAATAAAATATTACCATTTTATGGTTGGTTTGATAAGCAGTGCAGGCACTATTATATCAAGGACAGGTTACACAGGTGAGGACGGTTTTGAAATATATATCCCGCCTGAAGAGGCAAATAGGATATGGAATAAAATACTTGACGATGGTAAATCTTATGGTATAAAACCAATTGGACTTGGGGCAAGGGATACACTGCGGCTGGAAATGGGTTATCCTTTATATGGAAATGAACTTTCAAAAGATACAACACCTCTTGAGGCAGGGCTTGCAAGGTTTGTTGCCTTTAATAAAAATGATTTTATAGGAAAAAAATCTCTTGAATCCCAGACTAAAACTGGTATAAAAAAGAAACTGATAGGGTTTAAGATGATTGAAACAGGTATCGCACGGCACGGCAGTCAAATATTTAATGATAAAAAACCTATTGGTGAGGTTACAAGCGGGACAATGTCTCCGTCCATTGGCATACCTATTGGCATGGGTTATGTGGAAGCAGGGTTCAGTGAAACAGGGAGAGAGATTGGTATAGGGATAAGGAACAGAATCTCAAAGGCTGTAATTGTTACAAAAAGGTTTTATAATCTGCAGCACAAATTATAAGAGGAGGAATATTATTTATGGATTTCCCAAAAGAACTAAGGTATTCAAAGGAACACGAATGGGCAAGGGCTGAAAGCAATATTGTTACAATCGGCATCACAGACTATGCCCAGGACTCTTTAGGCGATGTTGTATATATTGAACTGCCTCGGGAGGGAAGCACTGTTACAAAAGATGAGACATTTGGTGTTGTTGAATCTGTCAAGGCAGTATCTGACCTTTATTCGCCTGTAACAGGAAAGGTGATAGAGGTAAATGATGCCCTTATTGACAGCCCTGAGGTTATAAATGATGACCCATACGGCGATGCATGGATGATAAAGGTTGAAATATCAAATCCTGCAGAGATTGATGACCTTCTCACTGCCGATGAATATAAAGACTTTGTTGAGGAGGAGAAGTAAAATCAATTATGAATTAAAAATTAGGGATTAAGGTTGATAATTCATAATTCGTAATTCGTAATTTCCAATTGACATGTCCTACATTCCTCACACTGACAATGATATAAAAGAGATGCTGGGGGTAATTGGCATTAAGGCAGTCCATGACCTGTTTAATGCCATTCCTCCTGATATAAGACTCAAGACCCCTTTAAACCTGCCAAATGAACTGCCTGAACAGGAACTTGTCAGAGAAATCACAAACATAAGCAGAAAAAATGGCAATATTGAGGACTACATCTCCTTTATTGGCGCAGGTGCATACAACCATTATGTGCCAAGCATTGTCCATCACATCATCCTCCGCTCGGAGTTTTATACAGCATACACGCCATATCAGCCTGAAATAAGTCAGGGAACACTTCAGGCAATATTTGAATACCAGACGCTTATATGCCAGTTGACAGGGATGGATGTCACCAATGCGTCAATGTATGACGGTGCATCAGCATCAGCAGAGGCTGTTCTTATGGCACAGCGGATAAACTCAAGACCTGAGTGCCTTTTATCATCTGCCCTCCATCCAGAATACAGAGAGGTTGTTAAGACATATCTCGGCATCCGCAGAGACAGTATCAAAGAAATCCCTTTCTGCACTGAAACAGGGGCAACACCTGTAGAGGCAGTAGAAAGATATATTGATAAAGATACTGCCTGTGTTGTTATTCAATACCCAAACTTTTTTGGTTCTATTGAAGACTTAAGTGCAATATCAGAAATAGTTCATAAAAACGGCTCTGTATTCATTGTTGTAATTACCGAACCTATATCACTTGGTTTATTAAAGCCGCCTGGGGCGTTTGACGCAGATATAGTGGTTGGTGAAGGACAGGCATTTGGTAGTGCGCTCAACTTAGGCGGTCCGTATCTTGGTTTTTTTGCAACTAAAGAAGGATTTTTAAGAAATATGCCCGGCAGACTTGTGGGGGAAACAATTGACAAGGATGGCAAAAGGGGTTATATCCTCACCCTTGCTACAAGAGAGCAGCATATAAGAAGGGAGAAGGCAACATCAAATATCTGCACAAACGAAGGTTTGTGCGCACTAACCGCTGCTATTTATCTCACAGCTCTTGGCAAAACAGGCATTGTTAATCTGGCAAAAATCAATCTCTGCAAGATGCACTATTTGAGACAGCGATTAAAGGAACTGAAAAATGTAAAACCTGCATTTTCATCTCCTGTCTTCAATGAGTGTGTAATAAACTTAAATGAGGACGGAGATACAGTTATAAAGTCCTTATTAAAACAGGGCATACTGGGCGGCATATCACTTAAACGATTTTACCCTCAACTTAATTCTCACATCCTTCTTTGCGCCACAGAAATGAATACAAAAGAAGATATTGATATGTTGATAGAAGAACTTAAGGAACTTAAAAATGAGTAGCGGCTTAATATTTGAGAAGAGTTCCAAAGGTAGAAGGGGCATATCTATACCAAAGTTAGATGTTCCTGATATAAACCCTTTGGATGTTATACCCCATGATGTTTTAAGGGCTGACATAGAGGGATTCCCAGAGGTGTCTGAACTTGATGCAGTAAGGCATTTTGTAAACCTCTCTCAAATGAATTTTGGTGTTGATACAGGTTTTTATCCCCTTGGTTCATGCACAATGAAATATAATCCAAAGGTGAATGAGGATATGGCAAGGCTTTCCGGTTTTTCAAAGGCGCATCCATATCAAGCGCCTGAACTGTCGCAAGGCGCACTCCAACTCATGTATGAACTTGAAGGGTTTTTATCCGAGATAAGCGGCATGGATGCTGTTACGCTCCAGCCTGCTGCAGGCGCACACGGCGAACTCTGCGGCATGCTTATGATTTCAGCATATGTTAAGGCAAAGGGCAAGCCAAGAAAAAAGGTCATCATCCCTGACACAGCGCATGGCACAAACCCTGCAAGTTCAAACCTTGCCGGATTTACAGTTGTTACCATAAAAGAAGGCAAGGGCATTATAAGCCCTGAGGCAGTTGCATCTGTAATGGATGAGGATACAGCAGCGCTGATGCTTACAAACCCGAATACAATCGGTTTGTTTGAAACAAATATAAAAGAGATTGCAGATATAGTCCACAAAAAGGGCGGGTTTGTATATTGCGACGGAGCAAATCTGAATGCACTAATGGGTATTGCAAAACTTGGAGACATGGGTGTTGATGTAATACAGTTTAATCTGCATAAGACATTTTCAACCCCTCACGGCGGCGGCGGACCAGGCTCAGGTCCTGTCGGCGTAAAAAAAATACTAGAGCCGTTTTTGCCTGTGCCGAGGATAATAAAAAGAGGCAAGAGATTTAATCTTGGTTTCAATTGTCCGATGTCAATAGGAAGATTAAAGGCGTTTTACGGCAATTTCGGCATAATGGTCAGGGCATACAGTTACATAAGGGCAATGGGGCCGGACGGGCTTAAAAAGGCAAGCGAGATGGCGG
This region of Deltaproteobacteria bacterium genomic DNA includes:
- a CDS encoding methylenetetrahydrofolate reductase C-terminal domain-containing protein translates to MIITKKKDFQKILEYLKNKNKIFLYGCNSCAEQCETGGEKEVKEMTLLLENAGKKVTGFSIPDETCYSMAVKQVLKQYKQDILDSDAVLVLACGAGVKAVADSIGDEKPVFPALDSLYLANVTRYGHFAEGCSLCGDCLLAYTAGICPHTDCPKGLLNGPCGGVENGMCEVNIENECAWIRIYRRLEKQGRLDVMKRVAPAKDHSSGVKPRNTIVESRRKK
- a CDS encoding nucleotidyltransferase domain-containing protein — translated: MVDKVVRASVEAFLRKVRANEVSVRCGVIFGSQATGRSSALSDIDLLVVSARFDERRERKDINLLWHLAARTDSRIEPIPCGEKQWLEDDSSAIIEIARRDGEVVEV
- the gcvT gene encoding glycine cleavage system aminomethyltransferase GcvT, with translation MDLRKTPLNQIHKELSAKMVPFAGWEMPVQYTGIIDEHRIVRKKVGLFDVSHMGEIFVAGERALEAVQLLTTNDASKMVDGQVQYTLLCYPDGGIVDDVTLYKFNEQRFLFCVNASNTERDFEWIKENVGDIANLKNASDSFAQLSIQGPLAQEVLQKSCNIDLSEIKYYHFMVGLISSAGTIISRTGYTGEDGFEIYIPPEEANRIWNKILDDGKSYGIKPIGLGARDTLRLEMGYPLYGNELSKDTTPLEAGLARFVAFNKNDFIGKKSLESQTKTGIKKKLIGFKMIETGIARHGSQIFNDKKPIGEVTSGTMSPSIGIPIGMGYVEAGFSETGREIGIGIRNRISKAVIVTKRFYNLQHKL
- the gcvPA gene encoding aminomethyl-transferring glycine dehydrogenase subunit GcvPA, translating into MSYIPHTDNDIKEMLGVIGIKAVHDLFNAIPPDIRLKTPLNLPNELPEQELVREITNISRKNGNIEDYISFIGAGAYNHYVPSIVHHIILRSEFYTAYTPYQPEISQGTLQAIFEYQTLICQLTGMDVTNASMYDGASASAEAVLMAQRINSRPECLLSSALHPEYREVVKTYLGIRRDSIKEIPFCTETGATPVEAVERYIDKDTACVVIQYPNFFGSIEDLSAISEIVHKNGSVFIVVITEPISLGLLKPPGAFDADIVVGEGQAFGSALNLGGPYLGFFATKEGFLRNMPGRLVGETIDKDGKRGYILTLATREQHIRREKATSNICTNEGLCALTAAIYLTALGKTGIVNLAKINLCKMHYLRQRLKELKNVKPAFSSPVFNECVINLNEDGDTVIKSLLKQGILGGISLKRFYPQLNSHILLCATEMNTKEDIDMLIEELKELKNE
- a CDS encoding bifunctional methylenetetrahydrofolate dehydrogenase/methenyltetrahydrofolate cyclohydrolase (catalyzes the formation of 5,10-methenyltetrahydrofolate from 5,10-methylenetetrahydrofolate and subsequent formation of 10-formyltetrahydrofolate from 5,10-methenyltetrahydrofolate) is translated as SDWIKPGAVVIDVGVNRLENGKLAGDVDFEDVKERASFITPVPGGVGPMTIAILLHNTIEAAKKQFKSLRV
- the gcvH gene encoding glycine cleavage system protein GcvH, with the translated sequence MDFPKELRYSKEHEWARAESNIVTIGITDYAQDSLGDVVYIELPREGSTVTKDETFGVVESVKAVSDLYSPVTGKVIEVNDALIDSPEVINDDPYGDAWMIKVEISNPAEIDDLLTADEYKDFVEEEK
- a CDS encoding methylenetetrahydrofolate reductase, with amino-acid sequence MQTLKESLASNKFVITAEICPPKGTDTSIFIKNARLLKDKIDAANVTDNQRAVMRLSSLACSVLLLKEGIDPVFQMTCRDRNRIALQSDILGAWTLGIKNILALSGDHVSFGDHREAKPVFDLDSVQLIQTISKLNNARNMNDISLNSGTDFLIGAVVAPGANPPEPEMLKFEKKVSAGAKFFQTQAFYDMEKFKRFYEYAKKLGTDLKSVPTILAGILLLKSAKMAHFLNNNVPGVNVPQNLINELEQAPDQLQKGIEIAARQIKELKTFCDGVHIMAIGQEDNVPKIIEMSN
- the gcvPB gene encoding aminomethyl-transferring glycine dehydrogenase subunit GcvPB — its product is MSSGLIFEKSSKGRRGISIPKLDVPDINPLDVIPHDVLRADIEGFPEVSELDAVRHFVNLSQMNFGVDTGFYPLGSCTMKYNPKVNEDMARLSGFSKAHPYQAPELSQGALQLMYELEGFLSEISGMDAVTLQPAAGAHGELCGMLMISAYVKAKGKPRKKVIIPDTAHGTNPASSNLAGFTVVTIKEGKGIISPEAVASVMDEDTAALMLTNPNTIGLFETNIKEIADIVHKKGGFVYCDGANLNALMGIAKLGDMGVDVIQFNLHKTFSTPHGGGGPGSGPVGVKKILEPFLPVPRIIKRGKRFNLGFNCPMSIGRLKAFYGNFGIMVRAYSYIRAMGPDGLKKASEMAVLNANYIMEKLKKAYHLPFDQTCMHECVLSDKVQSEKDVYTLDIAKRLMDYGFHPPTIYFPLVVPGAIMIEPTETESKETIDRFIAAMMTIANEARESPDIVKNAPQTTKIGRLDEVNAVKKPVLRWKP